Part of the Cupriavidus basilensis genome is shown below.
GATTTGTCGGCTGGGCTTTCTCCAGCGCAGTTCGTACCGGCGGGGCTCGGCCCCGCATTGACTGAATCGCGACCGAAGCTGTAGGTAGCGCCGATAGTAACGCCACCAAAGGTTCCCTTGTAGGAAAGGGCGTTATCCGCCCGCGCATTGGGCAGGTAGGTGTCGAACGACCCGGAGCCGAAAATGTTCGGTCCGAGCATGTCCGGTTCCGCCATAGCCCAGAACAACATCGTGTACTGTCGACCGACCGCGGCCTGTCCCCATTGGCCACTAATCCCAACAAGAGCTTGACGGCCGAAGATGCGCCCTCCTTGATTTGCGACGCCGGTGTCTGGCGCAAAGCCCGATTCGAGCCAAAAGAGTGCCTTGTTTCCTGCGCCGAGATCTTCCGTTCCTCGCAGACCCCAGCGCGACGGAACTGTGCCGGAAAGATTCGGCATGAACGCTACGGAACTTCGGCTTGCACCGACTCCGTTTACAAAGGCTACTCCAGTGTCCACCACGCCGTAGAGCGTCACCGCGCTCTGTGCGTGAGCAGGCGTGGTTATCAGAGTGACTGTCGCCACCAAGCCAGCGATCTTCGTGTGGAATTTCATTCTTGTCTCCTCGATTTTTTGTTGTGTGCGCTCCGTGCAGACGTAGGGATAGCCACGCTTAGCCCGAGGCGCGTCTTTTAATGCAAGAAAAATTTCGATTGCCGTTCCGTCGACAGTAGAACAGCGCCTGGTACGCGGCACTGACGGGTTCTCTGATAAGGACACATTAAGTCGGATCCGATCTGGATAATCCGTGAGTGTGAAAAGCCTGGGCGTTAATCCGCCATACTAGGCTACGAATATATCTAGCTAAGTCGACGGTTGCGATTAGTCTTTAATGGTAACTATCGTCGCAATCTGTGAAAGCATTTGGTATGCCAGTCTTCGAACGCTTGAGCACGGGGCTTCACACTTCGCGGCGGCATATTAGCTACTTGGGGAGATAATAAGCTCCGAAGCGGCGCACCGGGTAACCGGAAAGGGTGTGTTAGTGGCGGCGCGGCCCGATTAATATCAAATGCCGACCGCGCCCCTTGTTGCTCGATGAGGTCGCCGCTCATCTCATCGCTTTATGATGGAAATCACCCGCTCTCGGGGGCTTTCGTCCAGTCTCGTGCAGCCCGCGGTGAGCCCCGGGGCGCTGCTCAATGTGGGTCCAGTCTTGTCGCTCATTTGATGATTCCTGGTAACCAAGTGGCGATGGATGGGAAGAAGAACAGGGCGGCGAGCAGTAGCACGCTCATGGCGATATAGGGCACGATGGCACGGAATATGTGGGCCATGCTCACGGTAGGAGGAGCGACGCCTTTCATCGTCATTAGAAGCAAGCCATGCGGGGGCAGCAGCAAGCCCATCTGCATGCAGACGAGGAACATGATGCCGAACCAAACAGTGTCGACTCCTAGCTTCTGCACAATCGGCATGAAGATGGGGATTGTGATGAGCATCATGCTCACCTGGTCCACGAAGATCCCAAGGAAGATTAGGATCAGCATCATGCCGGCAATGATGGCCATCGGCCCGAGGCCAATGGCCGTGATTGACTCGACGATTCCGTTGGAAGCCCCGGAGAAAGTCAGGATCTGGGCGAACGTGGTCGCGCCCATGATGATCAGCAGAATCATCCCGGAGATTCCGATCGTTCCTCGCAAAGATTTCATGAGCGCCTGCAGCGACAGTGCGCGGTACGCAAGGGCAATCACCAACGTGGCCACCACGCCCAGTGCCGCGCTTTCCGTCGGTGTGGACCAGCCCGCAACCATTGCGCCAACCACCACTCCGAAGATAGAGAGCAGTGGAAGCACGTACTGGAAGAAGAGCTTGTACCGCTCCCACCCGTGGAAGTGCTCAAACTCACCGGCCGGAGCCAGCGAGGGATTCATGGCGCAGCGCAGCACGATCCAGGCGATGAATCCGATCGATAGGAGGACTCCAGGGACGATGCCGCCGATCAGAAGCCCTGAGATCGAGATGTTCGCGAGGCTGCCAAGCAGAACGGTTAACGCGCTGGGGGGAATCAGCATGTCGACTGCCCCGATCGCCATGATCGGGCCAGTGGCCATGGTCGGATGGTAGCCACGCTGCAACATGACGGGCACCATCAGGGATCCGAGCATCGCCGTCGTGGCGATCGTCGACCCCGAGATGGCGGAGAATACCGACCCCGCAACAACAGCTACCACCGCCAAGCGGCCCGGCACCCGAGTGATCAGCCGCTCCACGCCTTCGATGACCTTCACCGCCAGGCCGGTGTGGAACAGGATCTCGCCCATTAGGATGAACAACGGAATGGGCGTCAACGAAAAGCTGGTGACGGCGGCCACGCTATTGCGTGCCAACTGCACGAGCCCCGCCTCGCCGCCCAGGTACATACAGGCGCCCACGAGGTTGGTTATGAGGAACGCGAAGGCCACTGGAAGGCCGACGAAGAGAAGGAGCGTGGAGCCGCCAAGAAGCAGCCACGCGGGAAGGATCCAGGCACTCATGCTGTAGATACCGCGTCCGAACGCGGCCCCCTCTGGCTATGCGCAAGCCGCCACATGCGGAATGCAAACTCGACGGCCAGCAACGCGAACGCAACTGGCAACGGCGCCATCACCCACCATTCTGGGATGACAATGCTCTTGATCTGGATCGCTCCGCTTGCGTAGCTCCGGAAGGCCATCACCACGCCCATCCACGCCACCACCACGCATCCCGTGAGAGCTATCACGTCCGAAAGCCACTCACAGGCCCAAGCGAGCTTGGCGGGAACGGCGCGCAGCACGATATCCACCCGGATGTGCTGTCCTGCGCGCAGCAGCCAAGGCGCGGCCAACAAGGTGCAGAAGTAGAGGGCGTACTCCGAGATGTCGTTGGACGCTGGGAAGCCGCGCGGCAAGCCTGGGATCACCAGGTTTCGCAACAGGACATCCAGGGTAATTGAGCCTACGATCATCAACAGCAGAAGGCAGGCCAGCACCATCAAGAAGTCGTAGAGGCGGCCAACAGCGGCCTGCAGGGTTTCGATGATGTTGCCTGCAGGTGCGAGAGTTCTGTTAAGTGATTCGCCGCTCATTGCTTCCTCATCGCTTCTTTGGACAGCAGTGCGCGCAGCTTCGGTCCATGGACCGGGCTCGTCTTGATCAGGTCCGCCCAGCCCGCCTCGTAGACGGCGTCCAGGTACTTTGCGGTTTCGGCGGCGCCAAACGTGAGCGGCTGGATGCCGGAGGCGTTTTGCTTCTTCTTCTCGTCCTCCCCCTCCTTGTGCCAGTAGGAGGAGTTACTCTCGATTTCCATCGCCATCTTCTGGATGAAGTCGCGCTGCTGCGGCGTCATGGATTTCCACTTGTCTAGGTTCATGATCAGCGACACGTCCGCGTCGTAGAAGCCCGGATCCACCCGGAATTTCGTAAGCGGCGCTATCTTCAGGTCGAAGATGCCGCCGATCGACCAACCGTAGCCGTCGATGACACTGCGTTCCAGAGCTGTGTAGATTTCGCCAGGAGGGATGTTGATTACGTTTCCATTTAGCGCCTGTACCGCAGGCCGGATGGCGGGCGACACGCGGATCTTCTTGCCGGTGAGATCCAGCTTGTCAATCTTCTGGGTCAGGAATATGTGGAAGGGGTAGCCTTCCACCATGCGGGCGAGGTACACCATATTGCCCTTCTCATTCCAGACCTTGTTGATGTATTCAATCGCGCCGTTCTTGCGCTGCTCGCTCACCGGAATCTGCGCCATCTTAAGCATGTCGGCTTCCGGGAACACGTTCGTGTAGAAGGCACCCGGACTGAGGGCCATATCAACCACGCCGCTCTTCACCGCATTCCCGATCTCGAAAGTCGGGATCGCGCGCGGGCCCCCGATGAAGCTTATCTTGACCAGGCCCTTGCCTTTCGAATTCACTCGCTCGCTCCACTTCACCAACTCCTGCACCCACGACGTGTTCTCGGGAAATGCCGTGGCCAGCCGGATCTGCGCTTCCTCCGCTGCTGCCGAGACAGCCAGCAGGCCGAGAACAGCCGTGGCCGCAAGACGTTTGAGTAATTTGGACATCTGTTTGTCTCCGTTATCGTTGTAGAACAGGGAAAGGCGGCGTTACGGCTCAACTGGATCGGGCACGATCTTGATGGTGCGCGGGCGCTTCAGCGCGGCGAGCATGCGATCAGCCTGCGCCTTGGCTTCCGTAGCGGCCGCAGATTTCACAGTTTCATAGCCGCGGATCGTTGTAGGTAGCCGGAGTAGCTCGACGACTTGGGCGGAGTTGTGCGCGTCGAGCAGCTTGAGACCTTCGCCTAGCACACCCTCGTACCATGCGAGCAGCGCACGCTCCTCCTTGCGTGATGCGAGCGCGTAAAACGGGTCCAAAGCGGTGCCCCGAAGGAACTTGAGCGCGGCCAAGGTTTTCAGTGCGGGACGAATCCAGCCGCCCACGCGCAACTTGCCTTTCAGGCCCAGGGTGCGTGCGAGAGGCGGCTGGAGGTTATATTTCAATCGAACGCTGCCGGAGAACATGTCCGCAACCCGTTTCTCGAACCCGGAGAGCGTCAGCAGGCGAGCGACTTCGTACTCGTCCTTGTAAGCCATTAGCTTGTGAAGGCTCTCGGCAATCGCCGCCGTGACCTCGTAGCCGTGGCCCTCGCCGCGTGCGGCAGCCTCCGCCTGCAGCGACGCCGTCACGCGCCCCAGGTAACGGGCAGCGTACGCAGTATTCTGATAGTCGATCAGATCCGCGAAACGCAGTTGCACGCGCTCCCGCAACTGCGGCGACAGCTTCGCCAAGTGCGACTCGAAGCGCGCCAGCGCTTTCAGTTTGCCTTCACTGCGCAGGGCACGTAGGCGCTCCGTGCGGTCGGCCAGCGGGTGAAGCTTCAGGGAGCCCATCACTTCGACCCGCTCGGGCGCATGCACCCACAGTCTCCCGGCGCGAAATGCCATCGTGTTGGCTTCCACCTGGGCGCCATTCAGCCCAATGGCAGCTTCGATGCATTCCGCACGGATCGGCAGCCACCCTGCCTGGTACGCAGCGCCGATAGCGACCATGTTGGTCATCATGAAATCACCGAAAAGCGCTTCCGCGATACGGCGCGCGTCCAGCGTCAGGACGCTCTCTTTCCGCCCGGCGGCTGCGACCGTCTCGCACAACTCCAGCGTGGGCAGCGTCTTGCGCGAGTCGCGGATGACATCCCCGTTCGGAAACACACCCGCATTGACGACGACTCGAGTATGGTTGGCATCGCAGCACTTCAGGTTGTTCGTTTCCACGGCCGCGAGCAGGTCGAGGGCGAGGTAGAGGTCGGCTTTGCCGATGCCTACCTTGTTGGTGTGCGGCGGCCGGTCCGCCGGAGCCAGGATCAGGCTGGAGAGCACGGCCCCCCACTTCTGCGCCGCTCCGGTCTGGTCATACGTTTTCACCTGCAGACCCTGCATGCACGCCGCCTGCGCAAGGATGGCGCTGGCCGTCAGCACGCCGGATCCGCCGAGGCCCGGGATGTAGATGTGATAGGGCGCCTGCAACGATCCCGGCTCGATCTCCGGAATACTGGCGGCATCGATGGCGGGTAGGCTCGGCTTTCGAACGCCTTTTCCGGACTCCACTTCCACCGTGACGAAGGACGGGCATTCTCCCTGGATGCAGGCCTGGTCCTGGTTGCACGTTGACTGGTGGATCTGCGTCTTTGGCCCGAATTCGGTGGGCACCTTCTGCAGCGACATGCAGTTGGCCTTCGCGCCGCAATCGCCGCAGTTCTCGCAAACCTCTTCGTTGACCACAGTGAATACGGTGGGCGCGGGCAGCAGCCCCCGCTTTTGGCGCCGACGCCGCTCATTCGCACACGCCCCGTCGTAGATCAGGATCGTGACCCCCTTAATCGCCGCGAGCTCCTTCATGGTCTGCTCGAGCTGGTCCGGTGAGCGGCGCACTAGGCTGGCGGGGAGTTGCACTCTGGCGTACTGGTCCGGCTCTTTCGTGACTAGGACCACGCGGGATGCGCCGTCCTGCAATAGACGGCCGGCAAGGTCCGCAATCGCACTCGCCCCTACCGCTTCCTGGCCGCCGGTGTTAGCGAGAACGCCGTTGATCAGGAGCTTGAACGTCATGTTCGCCCCGGTTGTGATCGCGAACCGGATGTTCTGATAGCTGGAATGGAACAGTGCGCCGTCGCCGACGTTCTGCACGATGTGCGGCCGGCTCGTGTATGGCGCCAGGCCCAGCCACGGCAAGCCTTCGCCACCGAGCTGGGTTGTCGCTTCCACGCGCTTTTGTGGCTTGTCCATGAGCGCCGCGAAGAGGTGGCAGCCGGGTGCCCCCCAGGCCATCTGGCCCGGCGCGAGCAGGGTCGACACATTGTGCGGGCATCCCGAGCAGTAATTCGGTGCCCGGCCCGGAAGCGCGGCATCGCGCTTCACGCTATTTCCCTCCAGATACTGGATGCGCTCGCGGCCGCGCTCCGGAAGCGGCGTGCTTCGCGCCAGAATCCGGGCCAGTCTTTCGGCCACCATGTCCGCTGTCATGCCGCCCTCTACCGGGAAGAGGCGCTGACCATGTTCGTCGTGCTTGCCGAGGATCTCGCGAACGGTGGCGCCGACAGCCCCCGCTGCGACCTGCCGCTCCAGGAAATCGCGCTTCTCCTCGATGACGACGATGGTCTGGAGGCCTTCGGCGAATTCGCGGAAGAAGGCGCCGTCAGCGGGACAAAGCAGGCCGACCTTAGCGAGGCGGATGCCTTGGGCCTGCAGGGCCGGTCCGTCGAAACCGAGGTCTTCCAAGGCTTGTTGGGTGTCGGCCCAGCTCTTTCCGGCGCTGATGATTCCGATGCGGTCCCCGGGCGCCGAGCGCACGATGCGATTGAGGCCATTCGCGCGGGCGTAGGCCAGTACCGCCGCATGTCGCTCGTCGTAGAGGCGCCGCTCGGTCTCGACATTCGTCACCGGAAAGAAACGGTGGTTCGCCATCCTGGTAAATGGCTTTCCGCCGATCTGCAGCTCCGGGATCTGCGTACGGATGCCGGCAGGGTGCAGCTGCACGACTTCGCCGCCGTCGCACAGGGTGCCGACAAGCTTTAGCGCCACCCAGCATCCGGAGAAGCGCGACAGCGCGGCGGCGTGCAGGCCGTAGTCCAGGAACTCCTGGACGCTGGCGGGATACAGCACGGGGATGCCGTGGTGTTCGAAAGAGAACTCCTGCTGATAGGGGACGGTCGAACTCTTCGCTTCGTGGTCCTCGCCGCTAAGAATGACCACGGCGCCGTGGCGGCTCGTGCCAGCGAAGTTTGCGTGCTTCAGCGCGTCGCCGGAGCGGTCCAGGCCCGGACCCTTGCCATACCAGTAGCCAACGACACCATCGACATCCGGGTGAGGGTGTTCATCGAGCATCTGCGTGCCGCTCAGCATGGAGACTGCGAACTCCTCGTTCTGCGCCGCACGGTGGGTGATCCCGTGGGCATCCAGAGTCCGTTTGGCCTGCCGCAGCGCGATGTCGATGCTGCCCAGCGGCGAACCGGGGTAGCCCGTGACGAACGCCTTGGTGCGCAAGCCAGTTTCCCCATCCGAGCGCATTTGCTCAACGATCATGCGGATCAGCGCCTGGTTTCCGTTCAGGAAGGCCAAGGGTGTGTCAGCCTCATAGCGAGCATCAAGAGAGCGGGCCATTACGTTTCCCTTTCCGAAACTCGCACTGCCATCGAACTAATGCCCTGCACCTTGGCGCCCGTTACGTCACCGTGGGCGAGCCTTACCTTGCTCCGCTCGCAGGCGGATTCCAGCTTAGCTAGCACTTCGAGTCGTGGTGTGTGAGAGCACTGGTTGCCATAGGTGTAAACACCCTGGCGCCCGCGGACCACTCGGATGTACTTGCAGCTTTGATGTCCCCGGATGACGTCACCGAACAACTCCTCATCCGCAGCCTGTATTGCCCCCACCGCGACGCCGGAGAATTCGACGCCCCAGCGGTAAGTCGCTCCCGGGTCCTGCTCTACGACGTGAATGCGGTGTTCTGGATGCTTTTTCTTCAGAAGGAAAGCTAAGAAGCACAGGCTGGCTGGGCCGTCCCTCACTACAAAGGTCTTCATGCGTTGTCTCCATTTAGAGTCTCAGTCTTGGGAATCGCATGCGATAGCACACGGCCAGAGAATTGACCGGGATCAATATTTGTGCAATAAAGGCGGCGTTATTTTCGATATTTGCCAAACAAATGCCCGGTCGATTCGATCTCAATCTCTTGCGGGTGCTCGTGGCGCTTCACCGCTGGAGAAGCGTGTCCAAGGCGGCGGAGGAACTCGATTTGAGTCAGCCGGCGACGAGCCTCGCATTGGGGCGCCTGCGCACCCGCCTCGGGGATCCGCTCTTCGTGCGCTCACCGTCAGGAATGCTGCCGACGCCGCGCTGCACGGAGCTGGCGGACGCGGCGTCGAAGGCGCTGGCGGACTTCGAAGGGAACATTCTTCAGTGCCCCACATTCGAGCCGGCTACGGCTCGGCGCGATTTCGTCGTCACCATGGCCGACGTCGGCGAGCTCTACTTCCTGCCCCGGTTGATGGCACATCTCGCGCGGGCGGCGCCTCAATGCAACCTCAGATGCGAGACTTTCCCGATAGAAGACATTGAGCTGGCGCTGGAGGAGGGGCGCTGCGATCTGGCTCTGGGGTTCTTTCCCAACCTGGAGCGCCCGGCACTCTACGCCCAGCAGTTGTTCATGCACTCGCTGGTGTGCCTAGTGCGGGCAGACCACCCTTATGTGCCGTCTTCTCGCATCAGCATGCGCGACTTTCTGGAGCTTTCGCACGCGGTGGTGGAACCTATGGGGCGCAGCCATGAGCTATTCGAAGGGCTACTCAAGGAGAAGGGCTACCGAAGACGTGTGCAATTGATGTCGGTCCACTTTCTGTCCATTCCGGCAATCATCGCGGCCACCGACCTCATCGTGACGGTGCCTCAATCCCTTGCAGACTACTATGTGGGCCTGGAGAACCTGCGGATCGTCGAGCCACCGATCAATATCAAGCCCTATGCGCTGAAACAGTTCTGGCATCCGCGTTTCCATACAGATCCTGCGGTCAGGTGGTTACGGGAGTCGGTCGTCGAATTGTTCAGCAAACATCGATAGCAATCAAGAGCCGTCTTGGCACGCGGCGCATGGGGAGAGGGATACAGAGACGTCGGGACACGCACCTCGTTAGCCAGGGCACGAAAAGCAGTGCACGTACGAGTCATTGTTCTCGACAAATGCGGAGATCGCAGTGGGTCTGCGCGCCTCGGCGCTTGCTACCCCGAGGGCTTCGATCACCGCGTATATGCGGTTATGGATTGCGTATTGTGGGTCGCCTCCCTTTTCCAGGCGAGCGAAAAGCGCTTGCGGCCGCTGCGCGGTTGCCCTTTCGGCATCCGATTACTTCGATTGCCGCACACGGCTGGACGAGTTTGGGGCAGTCACAGATGCCGGTGATACACATGCCGCAAATCTATTGCTCGCGACAAGGCCTGCGCCAAGGTCTGCTATCAGCCACTCGGCATTAGCCGCGGTCCGATCCATTTGCGCGTGATGGTGGCGCCGGCGGACGGCAGACTGCTCGGTCACTGACCTGCGGATTCGCCGCGCATGCATCGGCGAACTGCCTTATGGTGCGGCTGCGACGGCAGCGCCCATGCGTGGCCTCTCGGCATGGTCCGCATCTTTTTTTGCGGAATATCGCGCGTCGCGGCTGACATGTGAGGTAGTGTCTTCAGGCGTTCTCGGTGAAAGCTTCCACAATCTGACCTCGCAGCCACTTCAGTCCAGGGTCCGCGTGGAAGCGCGCATGCCAGTACTGCTTTAGCGCGTAGCGACGCGTATTGACGGGGGGCTGCACAATGCGCACTTCCCCGAACCGTACAAAGTACTCCGCCACCGCTTGCGGTACCGTGACGATCATATCGGTCGCAGCAACGATTGCAGGCACGCTCATGAAATGTGGGATGCTGAGTTGAACGCGGCGGCTGAGGCCTTTGCTCTTCAACAGGCGCTCAAAGAGTTCGTGGCTGCGTCCCTCAGGTTCTACGACGGCATGCGGCAATTCGAGGAATACGGCCAATGGAATTCTCTCTGTCTTCACGCGAGGATGATCTTTGCGCACAAGGCAGACGAAGCGGTGTTCGAACAGCCGCTGCATATAGAAGCCGGGACGTTCCAGATCGGGGAAGAAGCCGATCGCCATTTCGACTTGCCCGCTCTGCATGGCCTCCGGCAACTCACGCACGGACAGTGCTTTTGCCCTGAGATTGCAGTGAGGCGCCAGCCGTGACAACCTGGCCATCAGCTTGGGCAGGAACACCACTTCGCCAATATCGGACAACGTGACCACGAAGTCCCGCCGCGCGTTCAAGGGATCAAAGTCGGCAGGAGTCTGCACCACGCCGTCTATCAGGGATAGCGCTTCTAGCGCCGCCGTCACTGCTTCATCGCACCTGCCGGTCGCCACCATGCCACTAGAACCACGGACGAATAGCGGGTCGCCAAGGATGCGGCGCAGGCGACCGAGCGCGAGGCTGGCTGCTGGCTGGCTCAGGTGGACGGCATCGGCCGCCTTGGACACGCTGCCCAACGCGTGAATCTGCGTAAGCAAGCGCAGGAGCTTCAGGTCGATCTCAGGCTGCATGCGTATCAGGTATTTAGCCCATAAATACTAACAATAACACTCATTGCATTGTGCATCTACGACCGGGTGTCCCATACTCGGATCCGTTGAACACAATAGACAGGAGACGATGCATGCGAGAGCCCTGCAAAGGAAAGGGAGGGGCGGACCCTGGAAATCAGCCTCTGCGCGCCTGTGACAAAACCGGCCCTCTGCACCCAATGGATGGGGTCGTGTACACCCCTCCGGAACAGGCCGCGTACTATCTCAACGGCGGCATCTGGGACCGCCAGACACTGGGCGATACCCTGCGAAGTGCCGCGAAGCACGCGCCAGAGCGGATTGCGTTCGTCTGCGAAGGCGACCGCATGAGCTTCGGCGAGCTCGACGCGAAAAGCGAGCGCCTGGCGTGCGGCCTGAGAGCGTTAGGGCTGCAAGTGCATGACCGAGCCATGTTCCAGATGGGAACCAGCATCGAAACGGTCGTCGCACTGTTTGCTTGCTTCAAGGCCGGCATCGTTCCTGTCTGCAGCATTCCCCAGTACAGGGAACTGGAGATCGGCAAGCTGGCCGAACTGACGAATCCCAAGGCTTACTTCGTACAGGCGGACGCCGGAGGGCGTTTCGATCTGGCGAAGTTCGCGTCCGGAATGTCGGAGCGACACCAGATCCCGCACCTTATCGTCGCCGGCGGCGCCCCGGACGCAAGGGGGCACGCGCTGGAGAGCCTCTGTGAGAGCACCGCGGAATTTTCCGCCCTGGATACGTCCGGTGAGTTCGGCTGTGAGGACGTAGTTGCCTTCCAGCTTTCTGGTGGTTCGACGGGCGTACCCAAGGTTATTCCGCGCTTCCATGCCGAGTATCAAAGTCACGTGCGTTCCTGGTGTGCCTGCTATGACATGCGGGATGGTCACGTTGGCATTTGGGCTCTACCGATCCTGCACAACGCCGGCATGATGTTCGCCATCGTTCGCACGGTGCTGTTCCGGGCAACGACAGTGTTGATGCCACAGTGGGACGTGGAACGCTACTTCGAAGCAATCGAGCACGAGCGCGTGCAGCATGCGTTCACCATCGGACCTCATGCGCCGGCGATCGCTGCCTACCCCCACGTCGCACGGCATGACCTGTCTTCCGTGCGTTCGCTGTCGACCTTGATGGGCGCGGAGGCCATCGAACGCGCGACCGGCATGCCATCAATCAACATGTTCGGGATTACCGAAGGGTTGGTGCTGACAGGCACTCCGGAGTCGTCGATGAAGGCGCGCCATGGCAGCGTAGGCATGCCATGCTCGCCCTACGACGAAGTGCGGCTGCTTCACCCTGGCACAGACGAGGAGGTACAGATCGGCGAGGCTGGGGAGCTGTGTTTCAGAGGGCCTTCGACGCTGCGCGGCTACTACGCGGCGCCGGAGATCAACGCGGTCAGTTTCACCCCAGACGGTTTCTTCCGGACCGGCGACCTGATCCGGGCCGCAGTGATCGACGGGCAGATCGTTTACCGCTTCGAAGGCCGGATGCGGGACAACATCAACCGCGGCGGCGAAAAATTCGGAACGGAGGACATCGAATACCTGATCGCTCGCCATCCGGCAATCGCCGACGGTAAGGTGGTGGCGATGCCCGATCCGATCTATGGGGAGAAGGCGTGCGCGTTCCTGATCATCCGAGACGGCCACAAGGTGCCTACCGTCGGGGAGCTGGGCGAGTACTTGCTCGCGCACGGCGTGGCCAAGTTCAAGCTGCCCGAGCGGATCGAAGCCTGCGACGCTTTTCCGACCACTCGTGTCGGCAAGCTTGATCGCGCGCATCTACGCGCAACGATCGCGGGAAAAATCGACGAAGAGTCAGTACATTGAGCCGGGCGACAATCATGCGTACCTACCGCTATAAGCGACGCCTGCACTGGAGCGAATGCGACCCTGGTGGCATCGTCTTCTTCCCCCACTACTCGCGCTGGATGGTCGATGGGCTGAACGAGATGCTCTTCTCGCTCGGAATAGACCCCACCGCGATCCTTGACGAAAAGACGCGCGGCGGTCTGCCGGTGGTGCAGTTGTCAATGCAATTTTTCGATGCGCCTACACTCCATTCCTACCTATGGCATGAGATCGCCGTCGAAAAGATCGGCGGGAAGTCACTTGGCTTCGTCCATCGCTTCCTGCGCGAAGACACCCTGCTCATGGAGGCACATGAGACCCGGGTCTGGGCCGTACACGCGGTCGGAACCACAACCTCGATGCATGCCCGTGTCGTGCCGGAATCGGTACGCGCACTGCTCATGGGCGACGACGCCGAGGTATTGGAGACAAACACATGAAGATCAATATCATAGGCGGCGGCCCGGCGGGCCTGTACGCAGCCCATCTCCTGAAGCGCGAGCGTCCTGACGCGACGGTCCATGTCTACGAGCAGAACGATGCGCATACGACCTTCGGATTCGGCGTCGTTTTCTCGGATCAGGCGCTAGATCTTCTGCGGGCAAGCGACGCGGAAACGCTCGAGATGATCAGCTGCGGGCTGGAGACATGGCGGGACATCGAACTGCGGATCCATGGTCAGACCATCCGGATCGACGGCGTCGGTTTCACGGCCATC
Proteins encoded:
- a CDS encoding AMP-binding protein, which produces MYTPPEQAAYYLNGGIWDRQTLGDTLRSAAKHAPERIAFVCEGDRMSFGELDAKSERLACGLRALGLQVHDRAMFQMGTSIETVVALFACFKAGIVPVCSIPQYRELEIGKLAELTNPKAYFVQADAGGRFDLAKFASGMSERHQIPHLIVAGGAPDARGHALESLCESTAEFSALDTSGEFGCEDVVAFQLSGGSTGVPKVIPRFHAEYQSHVRSWCACYDMRDGHVGIWALPILHNAGMMFAIVRTVLFRATTVLMPQWDVERYFEAIEHERVQHAFTIGPHAPAIAAYPHVARHDLSSVRSLSTLMGAEAIERATGMPSINMFGITEGLVLTGTPESSMKARHGSVGMPCSPYDEVRLLHPGTDEEVQIGEAGELCFRGPSTLRGYYAAPEINAVSFTPDGFFRTGDLIRAAVIDGQIVYRFEGRMRDNINRGGEKFGTEDIEYLIARHPAIADGKVVAMPDPIYGEKACAFLIIRDGHKVPTVGELGEYLLAHGVAKFKLPERIEACDAFPTTRVGKLDRAHLRATIAGKIDEESVH
- a CDS encoding LysR family transcriptional regulator, whose product is MQPEIDLKLLRLLTQIHALGSVSKAADAVHLSQPAASLALGRLRRILGDPLFVRGSSGMVATGRCDEAVTAALEALSLIDGVVQTPADFDPLNARRDFVVTLSDIGEVVFLPKLMARLSRLAPHCNLRAKALSVRELPEAMQSGQVEMAIGFFPDLERPGFYMQRLFEHRFVCLVRKDHPRVKTERIPLAVFLELPHAVVEPEGRSHELFERLLKSKGLSRRVQLSIPHFMSVPAIVAATDMIVTVPQAVAEYFVRFGEVRIVQPPVNTRRYALKQYWHARFHADPGLKWLRGQIVEAFTENA
- a CDS encoding LysR family transcriptional regulator encodes the protein MTGINICAIKAALFSIFAKQMPGRFDLNLLRVLVALHRWRSVSKAAEELDLSQPATSLALGRLRTRLGDPLFVRSPSGMLPTPRCTELADAASKALADFEGNILQCPTFEPATARRDFVVTMADVGELYFLPRLMAHLARAAPQCNLRCETFPIEDIELALEEGRCDLALGFFPNLERPALYAQQLFMHSLVCLVRADHPYVPSSRISMRDFLELSHAVVEPMGRSHELFEGLLKEKGYRRRVQLMSVHFLSIPAIIAATDLIVTVPQSLADYYVGLENLRIVEPPINIKPYALKQFWHPRFHTDPAVRWLRESVVELFSKHR
- a CDS encoding acyl-CoA thioesterase: MRTYRYKRRLHWSECDPGGIVFFPHYSRWMVDGLNEMLFSLGIDPTAILDEKTRGGLPVVQLSMQFFDAPTLHSYLWHEIAVEKIGGKSLGFVHRFLREDTLLMEAHETRVWAVHAVGTTTSMHARVVPESVRALLMGDDAEVLETNT